The following coding sequences lie in one Ostrea edulis chromosome 8, xbOstEdul1.1, whole genome shotgun sequence genomic window:
- the LOC125663172 gene encoding uncharacterized protein LOC125663172 translates to MSRCAGAARPIDGRPMTEVGIGDSTLEVVTDFCYLGDMLPSGGGCELAAATRCKAAWKQFRELLPILTNKNLATATRERVYFSCVRSVLMYGSETWAVSANTKKKLQCNDNAMIRWICLEKPEQTIPFESLLAQVNLKSLANIMQKSRLRWLGLVECSTGWIAQVRQLKVPAERTTGRPKLSWEDVLKWDRKTLDMDSINPHQPSS, encoded by the coding sequence atgtcgcGCTGCGCTGGTGCGGCAAGACCAATAGATGGCAGACCAATGACGGAGGTTGGTATTGGTGACAGCACGCTTGAAGTAGTGACAGACTTTTGCTACCTGGGCGACATGCTGCCATCAGGTGGAGGCTGTGAACTCGCAGCAGCTACACGTTGCAAGGCTGCTTGGAAACAGTTTAGAGAGCTGCTACCAATCCTAACCAACAAGAACCTAGCAACAGCTACTAGAGAGCGTGTCTACTTTTCATGTGTCAGAAGTGTGCTGATGTATGGCTCCGAAACTTGGGCTGTTTCTGCTAACACTAAAAAGAAATTGCAGTGTAACGACAACGCAATGATAAGATGGATCTGTTTGGAGAAGCCTGAGCAGACCATTCCGTTTGAATCCCTCCTCGCTCAAGTCAACTTAAAAAGCCTCGCAAACATCATGCAGAAGAGCAGACTGCGTTGGCTGGGGCTCGTTGAGTGCAGCACTGGCTGGATTGCTCAAGTCCGACAACTGAAGGTACCAGCAGAGAGGACCACTGGCAGACCCAAACTGTCGTGGGAGGATGTCCTGAAGTGGGATAGGAAAACCCTGGATATGGATTCCATCAACCCTCATCAACCCTCATCATAG
- the LOC125663171 gene encoding tripartite motif-containing protein 45-like has protein sequence MATAPSFAQHYIECDNCEENPAQFVCKTCSGHLCDSCKSEHERRKITRNHDIIHLTSEKGDIMERLYCSKHRNQKLKCYCSPCQTPICTQCMMETHNGHEVENLTIAYNRIKDELQKENNEIETILLPKYEELLAMENEKEAHMSKRTDDVQKQIENHADRLINRLTAIKKKRVQDLRQKEKKALESVANSKTEIESRIKALKEIKTQISNNLGAKPGVIFFKVTNGNRLKKMREYSNPIEYELNDFIPGEIEKTTWDIDFGNTPRFREPLLTMVKNIFKGMRLDQRRN, from the coding sequence ATGGCAACAGCTCCATCGTTTGCCCAGCACTACATTGAATGTGACAACTGTGAGGAAAATCCAGCACAGTTCGTGTGTAAAACATGTTCGGGTCATCTTTGTGATTCATGTAAGTCAGAGCATGAGAGGCGAAAAATAACCCGAAATCACGATATCATACACCTAACCTCAGAGAAAGGGGATATAATGGAACGGTTGTATTGTTCAAAGCACAGAAACCAAAAGCTGAAGTGTTACTGCTCTCCCTGCCAGACCCCAATATGTACCCAATGTATGATGGAAACTCATAATGGTCATGAAGTGGAAAATCTGACTATTGCCTACAACAGAATCAAAGATGAActtcaaaaagaaaacaatgagaTAGAGACAATACTACTGCCGAAATATGAGGAATTGCTAGCGATGGAGAATGAAAAGGAAGCGCATATGTCAAAGAGAACTGACGACGTGCAAAAGCAAATAGAGAATCATGCAGATAGGTTGATCAACAGATTGACAGCAATCAAAAAGAAGAGAGTCCAGGACCTTCGACAAAAGGAGAAAAAGGCACTGGAGTCAGTTGCGAACTCCAAAACTGAAATCGAAAGCCGAATAAAAGCattaaaagaaatcaaaacCCAAATATCAAACAACTTAGGTGCAAAGCCAGGGgttatatttttcaaagttaCAAATGGCAACAGATTAAAGAAAATGCGAGAATATTCAAATCCAATTGAATATGAACTTAATGACTTTATTCCTGGAGAAATTGAAAAGACGACATGGGATATCGACTTTGGGAACACCCCTAGATTTAGGGAGCCGTTATTGACGATGgtaaagaatattttcaaaggaATGCGTTTAGATCAGAGGAGAAACTAG